A portion of the Desulfovibrio sp. Fe33 genome contains these proteins:
- the pnp gene encoding polyribonucleotide nucleotidyltransferase, with amino-acid sequence MTMIPFDSTSVTATVGDLDITIETGKYARQASGAVTISSGNTTVLVTAVTQPLAEDRGFFPLTCNYQEMAYAAGRVPGNYFRREGRPSEHETLVSRLIDRPIRPLFAKGFSDEVQIIATVLSADKHVNPDVLALTGASAACHISKMPFNGPIVGARVGYVDGEFVLYPTYKGIEERSSLNLIFAATREAMVMVEGGGNFVSEDMVADALAWGHEQVRPLFDIQDELRDKVGVPKIEVTAPERDEEVAEFLGEIITDDLKKALTTPEKMVRYAAKDAAKKKAKEAVAEKFPEEPAKLAEVENIVGDMTKKIVRERIVKEGLRIDGRDTTTVRPLSIEVGVLQQTHGSVLFRRGETCSLAVATLGSTRDEQRYDSLLGDATKRFMLHYNFPPYCVGEARMLRGTSRREVGHGALAERALTPVLPSTEEFPFTIRVVSEIMESNGSSSMASVCGATLSLMDAGVPISDPVAGIAMGLCKEGDQYFVLTDILGDEDALGDMDFKVAGTRDGITAIQMDIKIGGIPQEVLKKALYQAKEARTHILDHMAEVLEKPRTELSALAPQMDVVYIDPEKIRSVIGPGGKNIKAITAETEADIDIEDSGKISIFAPTMASMEKAKEMVLYYDQKPEPGKNYKGVVRKILEVGALVEILPGQEGMLHISQLDFDRVERVEDIVQLGQEVMVKCIALEPGGRIRLSRKAWLMEEAGQEVNLDDFKRPAPRAGDKGGRSDRGDRRDRGDRGDRGGRRR; translated from the coding sequence ATGACGATGATTCCTTTCGACTCGACCAGCGTTACCGCAACGGTCGGCGATCTCGACATCACCATTGAAACCGGGAAATATGCTCGCCAGGCCTCCGGCGCGGTGACCATTTCTTCCGGTAACACCACTGTTCTGGTCACTGCCGTGACCCAGCCCCTGGCCGAAGACCGGGGCTTCTTCCCCCTGACCTGCAACTATCAGGAAATGGCCTACGCCGCAGGCCGCGTGCCGGGCAACTACTTCCGCCGCGAAGGCCGTCCCTCCGAGCATGAGACCCTGGTCTCCCGGCTCATCGACCGCCCCATCCGTCCCCTGTTCGCCAAGGGCTTCTCGGACGAAGTGCAGATTATCGCCACCGTCCTGTCCGCCGACAAGCACGTCAATCCGGACGTCCTGGCCCTGACCGGCGCTTCCGCCGCCTGCCATATTTCCAAGATGCCTTTCAACGGCCCGATCGTCGGCGCCCGCGTCGGCTACGTGGACGGCGAATTCGTCCTCTACCCGACCTACAAGGGTATTGAGGAGCGTTCCTCCCTGAACCTGATCTTCGCCGCAACCCGCGAGGCCATGGTCATGGTTGAAGGCGGCGGCAATTTCGTCTCCGAAGACATGGTGGCCGACGCCCTGGCTTGGGGTCACGAGCAGGTCCGCCCGCTCTTCGACATCCAGGACGAGCTCCGCGACAAGGTCGGCGTGCCCAAGATCGAAGTGACCGCCCCCGAACGCGACGAGGAAGTGGCCGAGTTCCTCGGCGAGATCATCACCGATGACCTCAAGAAGGCCCTGACCACCCCCGAAAAGATGGTCCGCTACGCCGCCAAGGACGCCGCCAAGAAGAAGGCCAAGGAGGCCGTTGCCGAAAAGTTCCCCGAGGAGCCCGCCAAGCTGGCCGAAGTGGAGAACATCGTCGGTGACATGACCAAGAAGATCGTCCGCGAACGCATCGTCAAGGAAGGCCTGCGCATCGACGGCCGCGACACCACCACTGTCCGTCCGCTGTCCATCGAAGTGGGCGTCCTCCAGCAGACCCACGGCTCGGTCCTGTTCCGCCGCGGCGAGACCTGCTCCCTGGCCGTCGCCACCCTGGGTTCCACCCGTGACGAGCAGCGCTACGACTCCCTGCTCGGCGATGCCACCAAACGGTTCATGCTGCATTACAATTTCCCGCCCTACTGCGTCGGTGAAGCCCGCATGTTGCGCGGCACCTCCCGCCGCGAAGTGGGCCACGGAGCCCTGGCCGAACGCGCGCTGACTCCGGTGCTGCCCAGCACCGAGGAATTCCCGTTCACCATCCGCGTGGTCTCCGAGATCATGGAGTCCAACGGCTCCTCCTCCATGGCTTCCGTGTGCGGCGCAACCCTGTCCCTCATGGATGCGGGCGTGCCCATTTCCGATCCCGTGGCCGGTATCGCCATGGGCTTGTGCAAGGAAGGCGACCAGTACTTCGTCCTGACCGACATCCTCGGCGACGAGGACGCCCTGGGCGACATGGACTTCAAGGTCGCAGGCACCCGTGACGGCATCACCGCCATCCAGATGGACATCAAGATCGGCGGCATCCCGCAGGAAGTCCTTAAGAAGGCCCTGTACCAGGCCAAGGAAGCCCGCACCCACATCCTCGACCACATGGCCGAGGTTCTGGAAAAGCCGCGCACCGAGCTGTCCGCCCTGGCCCCGCAGATGGACGTGGTCTACATCGATCCTGAAAAGATCCGTTCCGTCATCGGACCCGGCGGCAAGAACATCAAGGCCATCACCGCCGAGACCGAAGCCGACATCGACATCGAGGATTCCGGCAAGATCTCCATCTTCGCCCCGACCATGGCTTCCATGGAAAAGGCCAAGGAAATGGTGCTCTACTACGACCAGAAGCCCGAACCCGGCAAGAACTACAAGGGCGTCGTGCGCAAGATCCTCGAGGTCGGCGCGCTCGTCGAGATTCTGCCCGGCCAGGAAGGAATGCTGCACATCTCCCAGCTCGACTTCGACCGTGTGGAACGTGTGGAAGACATTGTTCAGCTCGGCCAGGAAGTCATGGTCAAGTGCATCGCCCTGGAGCCCGGCGGACGCATTCGCCTGTCCCGCAAGGCATGGCTCATGGAAGAGGCCGGACAGGAAGTCAACCTGGACGACTTCAAGCGCCCCGCCCCGCGCGCCGGCGACAAGGGCGGCCGCAGCGACCGTGGTGACCGCAGAGATCGCGGAGATCGCGGTGACCGCGGCGGACGCCGCCGTTAG
- the amrB gene encoding AmmeMemoRadiSam system protein B, which translates to MDRHPIVAGRFYEARPEELYATVDEYLGLAEGKRQERTLLAMVPHAGYVYSGAVCGKTLGSANLAPTVLLLGPNHTGRGERFALWPDGGWAFPGGFLPVDTALAGALVDADKDIRPDTSAHIGEHSLEVILPFLYRLNPDAAIVPICISAPALDSLERVGRAIGRALAAFPTPVSIVVSSDMSHYISHENAHKMDGMALEPVMTLDPAVLYDTVRSRHISMCGVLPMTVGLYAALELGATHADLEAYATSGEVSGDFEQVVGYAGVLVS; encoded by the coding sequence ATGGACAGACATCCCATTGTTGCCGGACGGTTTTACGAAGCGCGGCCTGAAGAGCTGTACGCCACGGTTGACGAGTATCTCGGATTGGCCGAGGGCAAACGGCAGGAGCGCACCTTGCTCGCCATGGTGCCTCATGCCGGATATGTCTATTCGGGCGCGGTCTGCGGCAAGACACTGGGCTCGGCCAATCTCGCGCCCACAGTTCTGTTGCTTGGTCCGAATCATACGGGGCGGGGTGAGCGTTTCGCCCTGTGGCCTGACGGCGGTTGGGCGTTCCCCGGCGGATTTCTTCCCGTGGATACGGCCCTTGCCGGGGCGTTGGTCGATGCCGACAAGGACATCCGGCCGGACACCTCGGCGCACATCGGGGAGCATTCCCTGGAAGTGATTCTGCCGTTCCTCTACCGCCTCAATCCGGACGCGGCCATCGTGCCCATCTGCATCTCCGCGCCCGCCCTGGATTCTCTGGAGCGGGTGGGGCGCGCCATCGGCCGGGCCCTTGCCGCCTTCCCGACCCCCGTGTCCATCGTGGTCAGTTCCGATATGAGTCATTACATTTCCCACGAGAATGCCCACAAGATGGACGGCATGGCGCTGGAACCGGTGATGACCCTTGATCCCGCCGTGCTCTACGATACCGTGCGCTCACGGCATATTTCCATGTGCGGAGTGCTGCCCATGACCGTGGGCTTGTATGCTGCGCTCGAACTGGGCGCGACCCATGCCGATCTGGAGGCGTACGCCACCTCGGGCGAGGTGTCCGGCGACTTCGAGCAGGTCGTGGGCTATGCGGGGGTGCTGGTCAGTTGA
- the truB gene encoding tRNA pseudouridine(55) synthase TruB has protein sequence MGRRSKKRSPFQLDGLLILNKPSGPTSADCLNDIKHRLKQFKIGHGGTLDPLAEGVLLVLLGQATKLAPYLSGGTKTYSGTFRLGITTDTLDIQGEILKESPVEAAPADVEREILYWKELTEQEVPAYSAAKHEGKPLYALAREGLETPVKTKPIVISHVEALDVNPPEAAFRVSCSAGTYIRSLVHSLGTRMGCGAALTSLVREASEPFRLDQAFDLEDVLEHPELFPERVIPLADTLPHWPRYRLTEPLAGLVMNGSWLPVADQPGAMLAGVLGDQAMLLGPDGSPLALVEAKLQDDKPRWAILRGLWTQD, from the coding sequence ATGGGACGCCGATCCAAGAAACGCAGCCCGTTCCAGCTTGACGGCCTGCTCATCCTGAACAAGCCGTCCGGCCCCACTTCGGCCGACTGCCTGAACGACATCAAACACCGCCTGAAACAGTTCAAGATAGGCCACGGCGGCACCCTTGACCCCCTGGCCGAGGGAGTGCTCCTGGTCCTCCTCGGGCAGGCGACCAAACTTGCTCCGTACCTGTCCGGCGGGACCAAAACCTATTCCGGAACGTTTCGACTCGGAATAACTACTGATACGCTTGATATCCAAGGCGAAATACTCAAAGAAAGCCCAGTCGAAGCCGCTCCGGCAGATGTCGAACGTGAAATTTTGTATTGGAAAGAGTTGACAGAGCAGGAGGTTCCTGCCTATTCGGCTGCCAAACACGAGGGGAAGCCGTTGTACGCCCTGGCCCGCGAAGGCCTGGAAACACCGGTCAAGACGAAGCCCATCGTGATTTCTCATGTGGAAGCGCTGGACGTGAATCCGCCCGAAGCGGCATTCAGGGTCAGCTGTTCCGCGGGCACCTACATACGATCCCTGGTCCACAGCTTGGGGACACGAATGGGGTGCGGCGCGGCGCTGACCAGCCTGGTCAGGGAAGCCAGCGAGCCTTTCAGGCTCGATCAGGCCTTTGACCTGGAGGACGTCCTGGAACATCCGGAACTTTTTCCGGAACGGGTGATTCCGCTGGCGGACACCCTGCCCCACTGGCCGAGGTATCGGTTGACCGAACCGCTGGCCGGACTCGTCATGAACGGGTCCTGGCTGCCGGTGGCCGACCAACCCGGCGCCATGTTGGCGGGCGTACTCGGCGATCAAGCCATGCTGCTTGGTCCCGACGGATCCCCCCTGGCATTGGTGGAGGCAAAACTCCAGGACGACAAGCCCAGATGGGCCATTCTCCGGGGACTCTGGACCCAGGACTGA
- a CDS encoding tetratricopeptide repeat protein, which translates to MLPKLSVARTGKTALQVLLPEGIWGRENRPDVGDIAGGLVKSVATSDNGVEIALTTDAFGYIRVPGQGTSEFVLQLYSDPIGARWRSPDTPPAPARQPVRPAQAAQPTPAAPVEPKAPSAAEVAETLSAVRPDQPVPDKAEADLPPEDSAPERKPFFAVPYSVRNEVQAPEAPASAATGETVTGDYPAASELRFKAVNKSAEEVKFAELAGDAEKRFPVSAPAESAVEAPSAPVPSAQDAPAANEVVGSVSQPPAAEADQDGTRGAVAPPPTAPVAEKTSETRTTPVPEAAPVAVEPVQPAEPGGPGTDASAEGVKPVGAEGEPQNEPSPEEQEKARIQAIRDQLYEAQSLMFNGGLSEALPLYEDILKQAKLPEDVRDESLYAVADIKKQINSGDLANKFDEVAQAYIEAMNANLRSDRVPRALLNLGLLNLQVGNFPEARAYFKILEDKYPDNDNIPSISYYWGEYWYRKGDYQKAADQFQHLIQTYPEHQLAKQAAYYLADSLSRTGYLDQAFQIVDYIDKRWPDYYMENMDFLRLAGGVETQLKKWEQAKNHYFTFYNLNPDADGADVVLARIGDIYLRMNDKDAAKQVYEKAVKDYPDKEGGLISKMRLAEEGIYDDPAMHEMVDVFNRPYNLNPKRVYSEIVSQHPASPLAPIAQLKLAMWYAFNKNYPEALSAAQDLVEKYPDSPLVDKARILGDSVFVLAVPGMLAEERYGRIVRYWETYDFIGKKDSKVDENTKLAIATSYWKVGQPEKALELLKPYLVEKQLEGVSDQALGLAVNIYLDQLAWQDISDLVSMASKHWKLKPEQQRQLEYARAMSLQNLGDGKRAVTLWAELAKDAAVDPAFRAYAMYYMAKDAMERQDLRRVFVYSQEALALLLQSDGDPEKVKDAVLMSIYATERSGRYEEALKWAREYDKYISVDNPEWASTRFKLARIYRKAGAIDEWKQLLQDIIEKKPDSLQAQLAKAALDTHNLERQASQYAPNPG; encoded by the coding sequence GTGTTGCCGAAATTGTCCGTGGCGAGGACCGGCAAGACGGCATTGCAAGTGCTGTTGCCGGAAGGTATTTGGGGCCGTGAGAACCGGCCTGATGTCGGTGATATTGCGGGCGGGCTGGTCAAATCCGTCGCCACCTCTGACAATGGGGTGGAAATTGCCCTTACCACCGACGCCTTCGGGTATATTCGCGTTCCCGGTCAAGGAACGTCCGAGTTCGTTCTTCAGCTTTATTCCGATCCGATCGGTGCGCGTTGGCGATCGCCCGATACGCCTCCGGCCCCGGCCCGGCAGCCCGTCCGGCCCGCTCAGGCTGCGCAGCCCACACCTGCGGCGCCGGTCGAGCCCAAGGCTCCTTCGGCGGCCGAGGTGGCCGAGACCCTGTCGGCGGTTCGGCCCGATCAGCCTGTCCCTGACAAAGCCGAGGCCGACCTGCCTCCCGAGGATTCCGCCCCCGAGCGCAAACCGTTCTTCGCCGTTCCCTATTCCGTGCGGAATGAGGTCCAGGCCCCGGAGGCCCCGGCTTCCGCCGCAACGGGGGAGACCGTGACGGGCGATTATCCGGCGGCCAGCGAGTTGCGCTTCAAGGCCGTGAACAAGTCCGCGGAGGAAGTGAAATTCGCGGAGTTGGCCGGTGACGCTGAAAAGCGTTTTCCGGTTTCCGCCCCTGCCGAATCGGCGGTTGAAGCCCCGTCCGCGCCGGTTCCTTCCGCGCAGGATGCCCCGGCCGCCAACGAGGTGGTCGGCAGCGTGAGCCAGCCCCCCGCCGCAGAGGCCGATCAGGACGGAACACGGGGCGCGGTCGCTCCGCCTCCGACTGCTCCCGTGGCGGAGAAAACGTCCGAGACGCGGACGACTCCGGTCCCCGAAGCGGCTCCGGTTGCCGTGGAGCCTGTCCAACCGGCGGAGCCCGGCGGTCCTGGAACGGATGCCTCGGCCGAAGGCGTGAAGCCCGTTGGAGCCGAGGGAGAGCCGCAGAATGAACCGTCGCCCGAGGAGCAGGAAAAGGCCCGCATCCAGGCCATTCGCGATCAGCTCTATGAGGCCCAGTCCCTGATGTTCAACGGTGGGCTGAGTGAGGCCCTGCCGCTTTACGAGGACATCCTCAAACAGGCCAAGCTGCCCGAAGACGTGCGCGACGAAAGCCTTTACGCCGTCGCCGACATCAAGAAACAGATCAACTCGGGCGATCTGGCGAACAAGTTCGACGAGGTGGCCCAGGCCTACATTGAGGCCATGAACGCGAACCTGCGTTCCGACCGTGTGCCGCGCGCTCTGCTGAACCTCGGCCTGCTCAATTTGCAGGTGGGCAACTTCCCCGAGGCCCGCGCCTATTTCAAGATTCTTGAGGACAAATATCCGGACAACGACAACATTCCGTCCATCAGCTACTACTGGGGCGAGTACTGGTACCGAAAGGGCGATTACCAAAAGGCCGCCGATCAGTTCCAGCATCTCATCCAGACCTATCCCGAGCACCAGCTCGCCAAGCAGGCCGCCTATTATCTGGCCGATTCCCTGAGCCGGACGGGCTACCTGGACCAGGCTTTCCAGATCGTGGACTACATCGACAAGCGTTGGCCCGACTATTACATGGAGAACATGGACTTCCTGCGGCTGGCGGGCGGCGTGGAGACGCAGCTCAAGAAGTGGGAGCAGGCCAAGAATCACTATTTCACCTTCTACAACCTCAATCCCGACGCCGACGGCGCTGACGTTGTCCTGGCCCGCATCGGAGACATTTACCTGCGCATGAACGACAAGGACGCGGCCAAGCAGGTGTACGAAAAAGCGGTCAAGGATTACCCGGACAAGGAGGGCGGCCTCATTTCCAAGATGCGGCTTGCCGAGGAGGGCATTTATGACGATCCGGCCATGCATGAGATGGTGGATGTCTTCAACCGGCCCTACAATCTCAATCCGAAGCGGGTCTACTCCGAGATCGTCAGCCAACACCCGGCAAGTCCGCTTGCGCCCATAGCTCAGCTCAAGCTGGCCATGTGGTATGCCTTCAACAAGAACTATCCGGAAGCTCTGTCGGCGGCCCAGGATCTCGTCGAGAAGTATCCAGACAGTCCGCTGGTGGACAAGGCCAGGATTCTGGGCGACTCGGTCTTCGTCCTCGCAGTGCCCGGAATGCTCGCCGAGGAACGTTACGGCCGTATCGTTCGCTACTGGGAAACTTACGATTTCATCGGCAAGAAGGATTCCAAGGTCGACGAAAACACCAAGCTCGCCATCGCCACCAGTTATTGGAAGGTCGGCCAGCCTGAGAAGGCGCTTGAGCTGCTCAAGCCGTATCTCGTGGAGAAGCAGCTTGAGGGCGTTTCCGATCAGGCTCTCGGTCTGGCCGTGAACATTTACCTCGATCAGCTCGCCTGGCAGGATATTTCGGACCTCGTGTCCATGGCTTCCAAGCACTGGAAGCTCAAGCCCGAACAGCAGCGCCAGCTTGAATACGCGCGGGCCATGTCCCTCCAGAATCTCGGTGACGGCAAGCGCGCCGTGACCCTGTGGGCCGAGCTGGCCAAGGACGCCGCCGTGGACCCGGCCTTCCGCGCCTACGCCATGTACTACATGGCCAAGGACGCCATGGAGCGGCAGGATTTGCGCAGGGTCTTCGTCTATTCCCAGGAGGCCCTGGCTCTGCTGTTGCAGAGCGATGGCGACCCCGAGAAGGTCAAGGATGCGGTGCTCATGTCCATTTACGCCACCGAGCGGTCCGGACGGTACGAAGAGGCCCTCAAGTGGGCCAGGGAGTATGACAAGTACATCTCTGTGGACAATCCCGAGTGGGCCTCCACCCGGTTCAAGTTGGCCCGCATCTACCGCAAGGCCGGTGCTATCGACGAATGGAAGCAGTTGCTTCAGGATATCATAGAGAAGAAGCCCGATTCTCTTCAGGCCCAACTCGCCAAGGCCGCTCTCGACACCCACAATCTCGAACGGCAGGCCAGCCAGTACGCTCCCAATCCGGGGTAG
- the uxx1 gene encoding UXX-star selenoprotein family 1 → MSEIIIYGKSTCPHTKRALAAHPQARFVDILASEANLEEMLKLSGGLRRIPVIVRDGEASVGFKRGS, encoded by the coding sequence ATGAGCGAGATAATCATATACGGCAAGTCCACCTGCCCGCACACCAAGCGGGCGCTCGCCGCGCACCCCCAGGCGCGATTCGTGGATATTCTTGCATCCGAAGCCAACCTGGAAGAAATGCTCAAACTCTCAGGCGGTCTGCGCCGCATTCCCGTCATCGTCCGCGACGGGGAAGCCTCCGTCGGCTTCAAACGGGGTTCCTGA
- a CDS encoding DHH family phosphoesterase — protein MESPIRRISEIIKGHDEFLVASHYSPDGDAIGSICALGHLLASLGKRVGLYNPSGLPSRYAFVDAPTPIERELPDTLPAWTFVLDCGSRERMGEALTARSDETDFINIDHHLGNDEFGAANWVDATQPSVGNMIALLAEALDVPLTGPLAECVYLAVATDTGFFTYGNTTPESLELAAQMLRSGLDIALMNERITKQWSENRMKLWTEAMSAMELFRDKQICATVITKNMFERTGTTNADTENLINFLRRLKTVRVAAILREEGPDLYKFSLRSYGDDNVQQVAARFGGGGHKNAAGGSIQAPLAEARERLVQAVAEQLELA, from the coding sequence ATGGAAAGTCCCATCCGAAGGATTAGCGAGATAATCAAAGGCCACGACGAGTTTCTGGTCGCCTCGCACTATAGCCCCGATGGCGACGCCATCGGCTCGATCTGCGCCCTGGGGCACCTCCTCGCCTCCCTGGGCAAGCGGGTCGGACTCTACAATCCGTCCGGCCTGCCTTCGCGCTACGCCTTTGTAGACGCCCCGACGCCCATCGAACGCGAACTGCCCGACACCCTGCCCGCCTGGACCTTCGTCCTGGACTGCGGCAGCCGTGAGCGCATGGGGGAAGCCCTGACCGCCCGTTCGGACGAAACCGATTTTATCAACATCGACCACCACCTGGGCAACGACGAGTTCGGCGCAGCCAACTGGGTGGACGCCACCCAGCCTTCCGTGGGCAACATGATCGCCCTGCTCGCGGAGGCTCTTGATGTGCCGCTCACCGGCCCTCTGGCCGAATGCGTGTACCTAGCGGTGGCCACGGACACCGGTTTCTTCACCTACGGCAACACCACCCCCGAATCGCTGGAACTGGCCGCGCAAATGCTCCGCTCCGGGCTCGACATCGCCCTGATGAACGAGCGCATCACCAAGCAATGGTCCGAGAACCGCATGAAACTGTGGACCGAGGCCATGAGCGCAATGGAACTCTTCCGGGACAAGCAGATCTGCGCGACCGTCATCACGAAGAATATGTTCGAGCGCACGGGGACCACCAACGCGGACACCGAGAATCTGATCAACTTCCTGCGCCGTCTCAAGACCGTGCGCGTGGCCGCCATCCTGCGCGAGGAAGGGCCGGACCTTTACAAGTTCAGCCTTCGCTCCTACGGTGACGACAACGTCCAGCAGGTGGCCGCCCGGTTCGGCGGCGGCGGACACAAGAACGCGGCGGGCGGCTCCATCCAGGCCCCCCTGGCCGAAGCCCGGGAACGGCTCGTCCAGGCCGTGGCCGAACAACTGGAGCTTGCATAG
- the rbfA gene encoding 30S ribosome-binding factor RbfA, whose protein sequence is MKASGSRRAVRMGDQIMREIGTLLVEEAADPRLQFVTLSGVRMNSNLRIAEIFYTVSGDDEHRREVQAGLEKATGFLRSRLGRILKLQYTPELRFQFDEFLEDVVYGKSHPKD, encoded by the coding sequence ATGAAAGCATCCGGTTCGAGACGAGCCGTGCGCATGGGCGATCAAATCATGCGCGAAATCGGCACCCTTCTCGTGGAGGAGGCGGCGGACCCGCGCCTGCAGTTCGTCACCCTGTCCGGCGTACGCATGAACTCCAACCTGCGCATCGCCGAAATATTCTACACCGTTTCGGGCGACGACGAGCACCGCCGGGAAGTCCAGGCAGGTCTGGAAAAGGCCACCGGCTTTCTCCGTTCCAGGCTCGGACGCATCCTTAAACTGCAATACACCCCGGAACTTCGCTTCCAGTTCGATGAATTCCTTGAGGACGTGGTCTATGGAAAGTCCCATCCGAAGGATTAG
- a CDS encoding DUF503 domain-containing protein, with product MIIGVLSLEFRLHGNRSLKDKRKVSLSLKQKLRNKFNVSVAEIDALDVHDKLVLGVVTTANATERVESTLSKALAMVEAISPVELTRCNTEIFSDTE from the coding sequence ATGATTATCGGCGTCCTCTCTCTCGAATTCAGGCTGCACGGCAACCGATCCCTCAAGGACAAACGCAAGGTTTCCCTGAGCCTGAAACAAAAGCTGCGGAACAAGTTCAACGTTTCCGTTGCCGAGATCGACGCACTCGACGTACATGACAAGCTGGTTCTGGGCGTGGTCACCACAGCCAACGCCACGGAGCGGGTGGAAAGCACCCTGTCCAAGGCCCTGGCCATGGTGGAGGCGATCTCCCCCGTGGAACTGACACGCTGCAACACGGAAATCTTTTCGGATACCGAATAG
- the rpsO gene encoding 30S ribosomal protein S15, with product MVMTAEEKQKIIDEYKTCEGDTGSPEVQVALLTARISYLADHFKTHTKDHHSRTGLLKLVGQRRKLLKYLQNKDIQRYRDLIGRLGLRK from the coding sequence GTGGTGATGACTGCTGAAGAAAAACAGAAGATTATTGACGAGTACAAGACCTGCGAAGGCGACACCGGGTCCCCGGAAGTCCAGGTCGCGCTGCTGACCGCGCGCATCAGCTACCTGGCCGACCACTTCAAGACCCACACCAAGGATCACCACTCCCGCACCGGCCTGCTGAAGCTCGTCGGACAGCGCAGGAAGCTGCTCAAGTACTTGCAGAACAAGGACATTCAGCGCTACCGCGACCTCATCGGCCGCCTCGGTCTGCGCAAGTAG